The Apium graveolens cultivar Ventura chromosome 6, ASM990537v1, whole genome shotgun sequence genome contains a region encoding:
- the LOC141666952 gene encoding scarecrow-like protein 22: protein MRGIGYNLQAMVDNDKGSSFEANCKKEAILTGIHEPFFALDTRGSPSPSTSTYTLSSSFGGGGGNDSSGGGGGHNNSAKLVLISEDAMNHKWQVSLPENEQESDGRKDQWAVELQPISGAASPQRFGLGNGIEDWESLFSDSASHDQLRWISGDVEETPLSLKQLLQGGNNNEMDDTSGIQPWGNAVTNFNSHLGVSNTGFTSALAPNSRVLNYNPNPQNPNSPLPVNHQFINQNMNNLDTSSALLLANGNNSCKDQHQIEPQPKRHNLGLPNCNTGVTKTPFADGFLPSLKQPQMGFANQFNLLPPHPLLQKPFITPKPEITGGTREQISAASHLHQQQQQVIYDQLYKATELILSGNFSHAQAILARLNHQLSLNVKPFQRAAFYFKEALQTSLLEISDPVSPVTSKIPSPVDGMFMIGAYKVLSEVSPLVQFMNFTSNQALLEALGNADSIHIIDFDIGFGAQWSSFLQELPRTDRSPPSLKITAFASPTTHHPIELGLMHENLTQFATKIGVSFELEVVNFDSFDPYSYSMSLENEAVAVNFPLWSASNHLPALPSLLSFIKRLSPKIMVSMDRGCERIDLPYPQHLLHTLQYYEILFDSLDAANVTSDTLNKMERFLFQPKIRSMVSGRLHFPEQMLPWKSVFASMGFSPVSFSNFAETQAECLVKRTQVRGYRLEKHQASLMLCWQNRELMSVSAWRC, encoded by the coding sequence ATGAGGGGAATAGGATACAACTTACAAGCAATGGTAGATAATGATAAAGGTTCAAGCTTTGAAGCAAATTGCAAGAAAGAAGCTATTTTGACTGGCATTCATGAACCCTTCTTTGCTTTGGACACTAGGGGGAGTCCAAGCCCTTCCACCTCCACCTACACCCTCTCCTCTTCGTTCGGAGGCGGTGGAGGCAACGACAGCTCTGGTGGCGGTGGTGGTCATAACAATTCAGCTAAATTGGTGTTAATTTCTGAGGATGCTATGAACCACAAATGGCAAGTTTCTTTACCTGAAAATGAGCAAGAAAGTGATGGCAGGAAAGACCAGTGGGCGGTGGAGTTGCAGCCTATATCTGGAGCTGCAAGTCCTCAAAGATTTGGTCTTGGAAATGGAATAGAAGATTGGGAAAGCTTGTTTTCGGATTCAGCATCACATGACCAGCTGAGATGGATTTCTGGTGATGTTGAGGAGACTCCCTTGAGCTTGAAACAGCTTCTTCAAGGCGGAAACAATAATGAAATGGATGACACCTCTGGAATACAGCCTTGGGGTAATGCAGTTACTAATTTCAATTCACATTTAGGTGTTTCAAATACTGGTTTCACTTCAGCTTTAGCTCCAAATTCTAGGGTTTTAAATTACAACCCTAATCCACAAAACCCCAATTCTCCGTTGCCGGTGAATCATCAGTTTATAAACCAAAATATGAACAATCTCGACACGTCCTCTGCATTATTACTAGCTAATGGTAATAATAGCTGTAAAGACCAACATCAAATTGAGCCCCAACCGAAACGGCACAATCTTGGCTTACCAAACTGTAATACTGGTGTGACTAAAACTCCTTTTGCTGATGGGTTTCTGCCATCACTAAAACAGCCGCAGATGGGTTTCGCTAACCAGTTCAATTTGCTACCTCCTCATCCGCTTCTGCAGAAACCATTTATCACTCCAAAGCCAGAAATAACGGGTGGCACTCGCGAGCAAATTTCAGCTGCAAGCCATCTCCATCAGCAGCAGCAACAGGTAATATATGACCAGCTTTATAAGGCAACAGAGTTAATATTGTCTGGGAATTTCTCTCACGCGCAAGCGATATTGGCGCGGCTCAATCACCAGCTTTCTCTCAATGTAAAGCCTTTCCAAAGGGCTGCTTTTTATTTCAAGGAGGCTTTGCAAACTTCCCTCCTTGAAATATCCGATCCGGTATCCCCAGTTACATCAAAAATTCCTTCACCGGTTGATGGTATGTTCATGATAGGTGCGTATAAAGTGCTTTCGGAAGTTTCACCATTGGTTCAGTTTATGAATTTCACATCAAACCAGGCTCTTCTTGAAGCACTTGGCAATGCAGATAGCATTCATATCATAGACTTTGATATTGGGTTTGGTGCACAATGGTCTTCTTTCTTGCAGGAGCTTCCAAGGACGGACAGAAGTCCACCCTCATTAAAAATTACCGCTTTTGCCTCCCCCACAACCCACCATCCTATTGAGTTAGGTCTCATGCACGAAAATCTGACACAATTTGCTACCAAAATTGGTGTTTCTTTTGAGCTTGAAGTGGTTAATTTTGACTCATTTGACCCATATTCTTATTCGATGTCATTGGAAAATGAAGCAGTTGCTGTAAATTTTCCTCTCTGGTCTGCATCAAACCACCTGCCCGCCCTTCCCTCCCTCCTGTCCTTTATAAAGCGGCTCTCCCCAAAAATCATGGTATCAATGGACCGTGGATGTGAGCGAATCGATCTCCCCTACCCACAACACCTGCTCCATACCCTCCAATACTATGAGATTCTCTTCGACTCACTGGATGCTGCTAATGTAACTTCCGACACACTCAATAAAATGGAAAGATTTCTTTTTCAGCCAAAAATCAGAAGTATGGTTTCAGGGCGCCTCCATTTTCCGGAACAGATGCTCCCTTGGAAATCTGTTTTTGCATCGATGGGCTTCTCACCAGTTTCATTTAGTAATTTTGCTGAAACCCAGGCGGAGTGTTTGGTAAAAAGAACCCAGGTTAGGGGATATCGCCTGGAGAAGCACCAGGCATCACTTATGTTGTGCTGGCAGAACCGTGAGCTCATGTCAGTTTCAGCTTGGAGGTGCTAA